In endosymbiont of unidentified scaly snail isolate Monju, the following are encoded in one genomic region:
- a CDS encoding YhdP family protein, which yields MKGLLRLTRRFLIVLILGWGLLALLVRLSTPLLEHAREPLARWLSEQAGMPVQITRLEASWWGLGPRLDLYDVRLGEGAAGIHLREVELDLNHTNLLRGNLFDALRLTIEGLQLNLVLEADGQLHVEGFPVRDGGQPAIALPRYLRLRNTRLTWEDRRYGAPPITIDPLYLDVARDGQHLHLNGGLDSSFGKLHFAADIHGYPAGRHWRGTSYLKGEALALPPLLGRYLPAPYHLLGGRLDLELWQVWENAREIAARGHVEAHRLRFGNREQPGREFSLHRASADLDFAEATDGEWRILSDALTLQTGPDDPPLTTALAIRHRPDPRGTLDIAATRLPVALLVQALHLRPTDPALDEALAALAPRGELQALRLHIAPGQADSWALDTRLRNIAAKPWQGFPGFQGLDGRLTATAERARLALDSKALPLDYRELFRAPHRLEQLSGVLHWQRETDGWRLFTDDLRLATPDLRGALWLDLQQHQGQTPRLALRARIEDGAVEATGRYLPTAIMSDELVDWLDHALQGGRMERADLLLVGPLADFPFNEHANGVFEVDARLADVDLDYRSGWPALHQVAARLFFHQNSLDIDLPEGRVYDSRLLDTHVRLATLNPASPLQVTARIEGPLADELRLLREPALRGRFGDIAKQMQAEGPTRLDLDFQLPLGAHGARLALDGRLYLRGNRLHLPKWQVALEQLKGEIAFDLHSLRARNLRGQAFGAPLRLDIEPVAEGTRIRARARWGSTLLQQRFPALPLHLASGASDFTLELDFPAQRQGKRPVLLSLRSDLKGMRLDLPAPLGKQAAQARPLAITLPLGQPPGPLHLRYDKALDARFSLDGHRGELRYARGQAQLPRKNGFRVLARVKTLDIGAWRELFASLARDGRQPPPWSVELEAKRLRVGELAIDKARLQAQHESGGIIDGRLEAPLVTGDLHYEPGERGQLHLNLEQLHIRFDPETASAPPPDPASGPDPRTLPRLVFNCADLRINQADLGVAHLALQPATDGADITELDFKGPAGTLEARGRWAWRKGRAHTYLGGRFQSKDLGAFLAGLGYPRQMIDARADIRFDLDWPGHPAQIHRAALHGQGKIDIRDGRLADVDPGIARVLGLLSLDALSRRLRLDFGDVLKKGYTFDSIVGSFQLGDGQAITRDLVVDGPSGRIEIGGRIGLVARDFDQVVQVTPKLDTTLAIAGTIAGGPVAGLATLIAQRLLSDEIDQINRFEYSVTGSWDDPKLTPLESGGPISRLFNTLGGKDTQRKTEAQEKAIDENKTRPRRNVLQKLLGTGKTPPSKQPSPAETPPADEGAFPQ from the coding sequence ATGAAAGGGCTCCTTCGACTGACCCGCCGCTTCCTCATCGTCCTGATCCTGGGCTGGGGCCTGCTGGCCCTGCTGGTGCGCCTGTCCACCCCCCTGCTGGAACACGCGCGCGAACCCCTGGCCCGCTGGCTGAGCGAACAAGCCGGCATGCCAGTGCAGATCACGCGCCTGGAGGCGAGCTGGTGGGGACTCGGGCCCCGGCTCGATCTCTACGATGTGCGCCTTGGCGAGGGCGCGGCCGGCATCCACCTGCGCGAGGTCGAACTCGACCTCAACCACACCAACCTGCTGCGCGGCAACCTCTTCGACGCCCTGCGGCTGACCATCGAAGGATTGCAACTCAACCTGGTCCTCGAAGCCGACGGCCAGTTGCACGTCGAGGGCTTCCCGGTACGCGATGGCGGCCAGCCGGCCATCGCCCTGCCGCGCTATCTGCGTCTGCGCAACACCCGGCTGACCTGGGAAGACCGCCGGTACGGCGCGCCGCCGATCACCATCGACCCCCTGTACCTGGACGTGGCGAGGGACGGCCAGCACCTGCATCTCAACGGTGGATTGGACAGTTCCTTCGGCAAGCTGCACTTCGCCGCCGACATCCACGGCTACCCGGCCGGGCGGCACTGGCGCGGCACCAGCTACCTGAAAGGCGAGGCACTGGCGCTGCCGCCCCTGCTCGGCCGTTACCTGCCCGCCCCCTACCACTTGCTGGGCGGCAGGCTCGATCTCGAGCTCTGGCAGGTCTGGGAGAATGCCCGCGAAATCGCCGCCCGTGGACACGTGGAAGCGCACCGCCTGCGTTTCGGCAACCGCGAACAACCGGGCCGGGAGTTCAGCCTGCACCGGGCGAGCGCAGATCTCGACTTCGCCGAGGCCACCGACGGCGAATGGCGCATCCTCTCCGACGCCCTCACGCTACAGACCGGACCCGACGATCCGCCGCTGACCACCGCACTGGCCATTCGTCATCGCCCCGACCCACGGGGCACCCTCGACATCGCCGCCACCCGCCTGCCGGTCGCCCTGCTCGTCCAGGCACTGCATCTGCGCCCGACCGACCCGGCGCTGGACGAGGCCCTGGCAGCGCTGGCCCCGCGCGGCGAACTGCAGGCACTTCGGCTGCACATCGCCCCCGGCCAGGCCGACAGCTGGGCGCTGGACACCCGCCTGCGCAACATCGCTGCCAAGCCCTGGCAGGGCTTCCCCGGCTTCCAGGGACTCGACGGCCGCCTCACTGCCACCGCCGAACGGGCGCGGCTGGCGCTGGACTCGAAGGCCCTGCCACTGGACTACCGGGAACTGTTCCGCGCCCCGCACCGGCTGGAGCAACTGAGCGGCGTGCTGCACTGGCAACGCGAGACCGACGGCTGGCGCCTGTTCACCGACGACCTGCGCCTGGCCACGCCCGACCTGCGTGGCGCCCTCTGGCTCGATCTGCAACAACACCAGGGACAGACACCTCGGCTGGCGCTGCGCGCGCGGATCGAAGACGGCGCGGTGGAGGCCACCGGCCGCTACCTCCCCACGGCCATCATGAGCGACGAGCTGGTGGACTGGCTGGACCACGCCCTGCAGGGCGGCCGAATGGAGCGCGCCGACCTGCTGCTGGTCGGCCCCCTGGCCGACTTCCCGTTCAACGAGCACGCCAACGGGGTGTTCGAGGTCGATGCCCGGCTCGCCGACGTGGACCTGGACTATCGCAGCGGCTGGCCGGCGCTGCACCAGGTCGCCGCGCGGCTGTTCTTTCACCAGAACAGCCTGGACATCGACCTGCCGGAAGGCCGGGTCTACGACAGCCGCCTGCTCGACACCCACGTCCGCCTGGCCACCCTGAACCCGGCCAGCCCCCTCCAGGTAACAGCGCGCATCGAGGGACCACTGGCCGATGAACTGCGCCTGTTGCGCGAACCCGCCCTGCGCGGGCGTTTCGGAGACATCGCGAAACAGATGCAGGCCGAGGGACCGACTCGCCTCGACCTGGACTTCCAGCTCCCGCTGGGCGCCCACGGGGCTCGACTGGCGCTGGATGGCCGGCTGTACCTGCGCGGGAACCGGCTGCACCTGCCCAAATGGCAGGTCGCCCTCGAACAGCTCAAGGGCGAGATTGCTTTCGACCTTCACAGCCTGCGCGCACGGAACCTGCGGGGTCAGGCCTTCGGCGCGCCATTGCGCCTGGACATCGAGCCGGTGGCCGAGGGCACCCGCATCCGCGCCCGCGCCCGCTGGGGCAGCACCCTGTTGCAGCAACGCTTCCCCGCGTTGCCCCTGCACCTGGCGTCGGGCGCCAGCGACTTCACCCTCGAACTCGACTTCCCCGCGCAGCGGCAGGGCAAACGCCCGGTGCTGCTCAGCCTGCGCAGCGACCTCAAGGGCATGCGGCTGGACTTGCCCGCTCCGCTGGGCAAGCAGGCGGCGCAGGCGCGGCCACTGGCCATCACCCTGCCGCTGGGCCAGCCCCCCGGTCCGCTGCACCTGCGCTACGACAAGGCCCTCGACGCCCGCTTCAGCCTGGACGGCCACCGTGGCGAGCTCCGCTATGCCCGTGGTCAGGCGCAACTGCCTCGCAAGAACGGTTTCCGCGTGCTGGCCCGGGTGAAGACGCTGGATATCGGCGCCTGGCGGGAGCTGTTCGCCAGCCTCGCCCGGGACGGTCGGCAGCCTCCTCCCTGGTCGGTCGAACTCGAGGCCAAACGCCTGCGCGTCGGCGAACTGGCTATCGACAAGGCCCGGCTACAGGCCCAGCACGAGAGCGGCGGCATCATCGACGGTCGGCTGGAGGCGCCGCTGGTCACGGGCGACCTGCACTACGAACCAGGCGAGCGCGGGCAGCTGCACCTCAACCTCGAACAGCTGCACATCCGTTTCGATCCGGAAACCGCCTCAGCGCCGCCGCCCGACCCGGCCAGCGGCCCCGATCCGCGGACCCTGCCCCGGCTCGTCTTCAACTGTGCCGACCTGCGCATCAACCAGGCCGACCTCGGCGTCGCCCATCTGGCACTGCAACCGGCAACCGACGGCGCCGACATCACCGAACTCGACTTCAAGGGCCCGGCAGGCACCCTCGAGGCGCGGGGCCGCTGGGCCTGGCGGAAGGGCCGTGCTCACACCTATCTGGGCGGGCGTTTCCAGAGCAAGGATCTGGGGGCCTTTCTCGCCGGGCTGGGCTATCCCCGACAGATGATCGATGCCCGTGCCGACATCCGCTTCGATCTCGACTGGCCGGGTCACCCGGCACAGATCCACCGCGCCGCCCTGCACGGCCAGGGCAAGATCGACATCCGCGACGGCCGCCTGGCGGACGTGGATCCCGGTATCGCGCGCGTGCTCGGCCTGCTCAGTCTCGACGCCCTGAGCCGGCGCCTCCGCCTCGACTTCGGCGACGTGCTCAAGAAGGGATACACCTTCGACAGCATCGTCGGCAGTTTCCAGCTCGGCGACGGTCAGGCGATCACCCGCGACCTGGTGGTAGACGGCCCCTCCGGCCGTATCGAGATCGGCGGACGCATCGGACTGGTGGCGCGCGACTTCGACCAGGTGGTGCAGGTCACTCCCAAACTGGATACCACTCTGGCCATCGCCGGGACCATCGCCGGCGGGCCAGTGGCCGGGCTGGCCACCCTGATCGCCCAACGCCTGCTGTCCGACGAAATCGATCAGATCAACCGCTTCGAGTACAGCGTCACCGGCAGCTGGGACGACCCCAAGCTCACCCCGCTGGAGTCCGGCGGTCCCATCTCCCGCCTCTTCAACACCCTGGGCGGCAAGGACACCCAGCGCAAGACCGAGGCCCAGGAGAAGGCCATCGACGAGAACAAGACCCGTCCCAGGCGCAATGTCCTGCAAAAGCTGCTGGGCACCGGGAAGACCCCACCCTCGAAACAGCCCTCCCCCGCGGAGACCCCACCTGCGGACGAAGGCGCCTTTCCCCAATAA
- the cysQ gene encoding 3'(2'),5'-bisphosphate nucleotidase CysQ, translated as MNIDLERIVAIASRAGEAIMDIYTREFAVEKKADNSPLTEADLAAHRLIVQELSQLEPRLPVLSEESAKIPWDERSRWLRYWLVDPLDGTREFIKRNGEFTVNIALVESGRATCGVVHVPVTRTSYYGCLERGAWKKEGDEPARPIRAAAQRRYPLRVAGSRSHAGDSLKRFLEGVGPHEIMSMGSSLKLCLVAEGEADIYPRLGPTSEWDTAAAQAVVEAAGGFVTDLEGRPLRYNRKDSLLNPHFLVFGDENEDWCSYL; from the coding sequence ATGAACATCGATCTGGAACGTATCGTCGCTATCGCCAGCCGGGCCGGCGAGGCCATCATGGACATCTACACGCGCGAGTTCGCGGTGGAGAAGAAGGCCGACAATTCACCACTGACCGAGGCCGACCTGGCGGCCCACCGCCTGATCGTACAGGAACTGTCGCAACTCGAGCCCCGCCTGCCGGTGCTGTCCGAGGAGTCCGCCAAGATCCCCTGGGACGAGCGCTCGCGCTGGCTGCGCTACTGGCTGGTCGATCCGCTCGACGGCACCCGCGAGTTCATCAAGCGCAACGGCGAGTTCACGGTCAACATCGCGCTGGTGGAATCGGGACGCGCCACCTGCGGGGTGGTGCACGTCCCGGTCACCCGCACCAGCTATTACGGCTGCCTGGAACGGGGCGCCTGGAAGAAGGAAGGAGATGAGCCGGCCCGTCCCATCCGCGCCGCCGCGCAACGCCGCTATCCGCTGCGCGTGGCCGGCAGCCGCTCGCACGCCGGCGACAGCCTCAAGCGTTTTCTCGAGGGGGTCGGCCCGCACGAGATCATGAGCATGGGCAGCTCGCTCAAGCTCTGCCTGGTGGCCGAGGGCGAGGCCGACATCTACCCTCGGCTCGGTCCCACCTCGGAATGGGACACCGCCGCGGCACAGGCCGTCGTCGAGGCCGCCGGCGGCTTTGTCACCGATCTCGAGGGCCGCCCCCTGCGCTACAACCGCAAGGACTCCCTGCTCAACCCCCATTTCCTGGTGTTCGGCGACGAAAACGAGGACTGGTGCAGTTACCTGTAG
- the yrfG gene encoding GMP/IMP nucleotidase, with translation MPDWERIDTVLLDMDGTLLDLHFDNHFWLEHVPARYAARHGLSFEQAKAECQQRYEQVAGTLDWYCIDHWTEQLGLDIVQLKQEVDHLIAVLPYVTEFLDLLGRAGKRRVLVTNAHHKSLALKMDRTALHHRLDALISSHEIGLAKEDSGFWPRLREREPFDPARTLFVDDSLPVLRAARQAGIGQLLAIRHPDRSQPVREIDEFPAVVDFDEVIPGLQAWLTSAG, from the coding sequence ATGCCCGATTGGGAACGCATCGATACCGTCCTGCTGGACATGGACGGTACCCTGCTGGATCTGCATTTCGACAACCACTTCTGGTTGGAGCACGTGCCGGCGCGTTATGCCGCGCGCCATGGTTTGAGCTTCGAGCAGGCAAAGGCCGAATGTCAGCAGCGCTACGAGCAGGTGGCCGGCACCCTCGACTGGTACTGCATCGACCACTGGACCGAGCAGCTGGGACTGGACATCGTCCAGCTCAAGCAGGAGGTGGACCATCTCATCGCGGTGCTCCCCTACGTGACCGAGTTTCTCGACCTGCTGGGCCGTGCCGGCAAGCGTCGGGTGCTGGTGACCAATGCGCACCACAAGTCCCTCGCGCTGAAGATGGATCGCACTGCCCTGCACCACCGGCTCGATGCCCTGATCAGTTCGCACGAGATCGGCCTGGCCAAGGAGGATTCGGGGTTCTGGCCGCGCCTGCGCGAGCGCGAGCCCTTCGATCCCGCGCGCACCCTGTTCGTGGACGACAGCCTGCCGGTGTTGCGCGCCGCGCGTCAGGCCGGCATCGGTCAGTTGCTGGCGATTCGCCATCCCGACCGCAGCCAGCCGGTGCGCGAGATCGACGAATTTCCCGCAGTGGTCGATTTCGACGAGGTGATCCCGGGGTTGCAGGCCTGGCTGACTTCGGCCGGGTAA
- the pmbA gene encoding metalloprotease PmbA, whose product MSHDIATLENIVAQLLEEARQQGATQAEAGVHVRQGLDLTVRLGETETIEHTRDQGLGVTVYFGQRKGSANTTDLRPEAIRETVAAACRIARHTAEDPAAGLADAALMAREIPDLDLDHPWEIDPAEAAAIARRCEDAARGHDPRIRNSEGATLHTGRGLFVYGNSHGFLGGYPTTRHSLSCAILAEQDGEMQRDYWFSSARAAEDLQAPETIGEIAARRAVARLGARKIDTTECPVIFHAELAPSLLYALFNAIRGPSLYRKASFLLDALGESIFPDWVRISEDPHKPRGLASAPFDNEGVATHARDLVAGGVLQGYILDSYSARKLGMQTTGNAGGVRNTRIDSSGETFEQLLERMQRGLVVTELMGQGSNTVTGDYSRGAAGFWVEDGQIAYPVAEITVAGNLRQMFEGLLAVGCDNDIPGAVDTGSWLIERMTVAGN is encoded by the coding sequence ATGAGCCACGACATCGCCACGCTGGAGAACATCGTCGCGCAACTGCTCGAGGAGGCACGCCAACAGGGCGCTACCCAGGCCGAGGCCGGGGTACACGTACGCCAGGGGCTGGACCTCACGGTGCGCCTGGGCGAAACCGAGACCATCGAGCACACCCGTGACCAGGGCCTGGGCGTGACTGTCTATTTCGGACAGCGCAAGGGCTCGGCCAACACCACCGACCTGCGCCCCGAGGCAATCCGCGAGACGGTCGCCGCGGCCTGCCGTATTGCCCGGCATACCGCAGAGGACCCGGCAGCCGGCCTGGCCGACGCGGCGCTGATGGCGCGCGAGATCCCGGACCTGGATCTCGACCACCCCTGGGAGATCGACCCCGCCGAGGCGGCGGCCATCGCCCGCCGCTGCGAAGACGCGGCACGCGGTCACGACCCGCGCATCCGCAACTCCGAGGGCGCTACCCTGCACACCGGACGCGGCCTGTTCGTCTATGGCAACAGCCACGGCTTTCTCGGCGGCTACCCCACCACCCGGCACAGCCTGAGCTGCGCCATCCTTGCCGAGCAGGACGGCGAGATGCAACGCGACTACTGGTTCAGCAGCGCGCGCGCCGCCGAGGACCTGCAGGCACCCGAGACGATCGGGGAGATCGCGGCACGCCGCGCGGTGGCCCGTCTGGGGGCCCGCAAGATCGACACCACCGAATGCCCGGTGATCTTCCATGCCGAGCTGGCACCCAGCCTGCTCTACGCCCTGTTCAACGCCATCCGCGGCCCGTCCCTGTACCGCAAGGCCAGCTTCCTGCTCGATGCCCTGGGCGAGTCGATATTTCCCGACTGGGTGCGCATCAGCGAAGACCCGCACAAGCCGCGTGGCCTGGCCAGCGCGCCCTTCGACAACGAGGGCGTGGCCACCCATGCGCGCGACCTCGTGGCCGGCGGCGTGTTGCAAGGCTATATCCTCGACAGCTACTCGGCACGCAAGCTGGGCATGCAGACCACCGGCAATGCCGGCGGGGTGCGCAATACGCGCATCGACAGCTCGGGCGAGACCTTCGAGCAGTTGCTCGAGCGCATGCAGCGCGGGCTGGTGGTCACCGAGTTGATGGGACAGGGCAGCAACACCGTCACCGGCGACTACTCGCGCGGTGCGGCCGGCTTCTGGGTGGAGGACGGGCAGATCGCCTATCCGGTGGCCGAGATCACCGTTGCCGGCAACCTGCGGCAGATGTTCGAGGGCCTGCTGGCGGTCGGCTGCGACAACGACATCCCCGGCGCGGTCGATACCGGCTCCTGGCTGATCGAGCGCATGACCGTGGCCGGCAACTGA
- the tldD gene encoding metalloprotease TldD, which yields MTDSLDIARATLLDASGLGEQALTQVMDRLLSRQIDTADIYLQYSRLESWVLEDGIVREGSHSIEQGAGLRAVAGDKTGFAYTEDIDLPQLLEAAGTARAIARAGQSGRQAIASRRDLPQLYAPLNPIDSLDEAAKLALMRELDEAARAADPRVQQVIVSLVAAQDTVLVIDDQGRLAGDVRPLVRINVSIIVEQDGRREQGSAGGGARRGLDYFLEDERALGYAREAVRQALVNLEATDAPAGLLPVVLGPGWPGVLLHEAVGHGLEGDFNRKGTSAFSGRIGEQVASPACTVVDDGTLPERRGSLSIDDEGTPTQQTVLIENGILKGYMQDRMNARLMGVAPTGNGRRESYAHLPMPRMTNTYMLPGEHDPQEIIASVEHGLYAVNFGGGQVDITSGKFVFSASEAYLIENGKVTRPMKGATLIGSGPEVMTRISLVGNDLQLDSGVGTCGKDGQSVPVGVGQPTLKIDELTVGGTAA from the coding sequence ATGACCGACTCCCTCGATATCGCCCGTGCCACTCTGCTCGACGCCTCCGGGCTGGGCGAGCAGGCCCTGACACAGGTCATGGACCGGCTGCTCAGCCGGCAGATCGACACCGCCGATATCTATCTGCAGTACTCGCGGCTGGAATCCTGGGTGCTCGAAGACGGCATCGTGCGCGAGGGCAGCCACAGCATCGAGCAGGGCGCGGGCCTGCGCGCGGTGGCCGGGGACAAGACCGGCTTCGCCTACACCGAGGACATCGACCTGCCGCAATTGCTGGAGGCGGCCGGGACGGCGCGCGCCATCGCCCGCGCCGGACAGAGCGGCCGGCAGGCCATCGCCTCGCGGCGCGACCTGCCGCAACTCTACGCCCCGCTCAACCCCATCGACTCGCTGGACGAGGCCGCCAAGCTGGCGCTGATGCGCGAACTCGACGAGGCGGCACGCGCCGCCGATCCGCGCGTGCAGCAGGTGATCGTGAGCCTGGTCGCGGCCCAGGACACGGTGCTGGTGATCGACGACCAGGGGCGGCTGGCGGGCGATGTGCGGCCGCTGGTACGCATCAACGTCAGCATCATCGTCGAGCAGGACGGGCGGCGCGAACAGGGCAGCGCCGGCGGCGGCGCACGGCGCGGACTGGACTATTTTCTCGAGGACGAGCGCGCCCTGGGCTATGCCCGCGAGGCGGTGCGCCAGGCGCTGGTCAACCTGGAGGCGACCGATGCCCCGGCCGGCCTGCTGCCGGTGGTGCTCGGCCCCGGCTGGCCCGGGGTGCTGCTGCACGAGGCGGTGGGCCACGGCCTGGAAGGCGACTTCAACCGCAAGGGCACCTCGGCCTTCTCCGGGCGTATCGGCGAGCAGGTGGCCTCGCCGGCCTGCACCGTGGTGGACGACGGCACCCTGCCCGAGCGGCGCGGCTCGCTCAGCATCGACGACGAAGGCACCCCTACCCAGCAGACGGTGCTGATCGAGAACGGCATCCTCAAGGGCTACATGCAGGACCGCATGAACGCGCGCCTGATGGGCGTGGCCCCCACCGGCAACGGGCGGCGCGAGTCCTATGCCCACCTGCCCATGCCGCGCATGACCAACACCTACATGCTGCCCGGCGAACACGATCCGCAGGAGATCATCGCCTCGGTCGAACACGGCCTGTACGCGGTCAACTTCGGCGGCGGCCAGGTGGACATCACCTCCGGCAAGTTCGTGTTCTCGGCCAGCGAGGCCTACCTGATTGAAAACGGCAAGGTGACCCGCCCGATGAAGGGTGCCACCCTGATCGGAAGTGGCCCCGAGGTGATGACCCGCATCAGCCTCGTCGGCAACGACCTGCAACTCGACAGCGGCGTGGGCACCTGCGGCAAGGACGGCCAGAGCGTGCCGGTGGGCGTGGGCCAGCCGACGCTCAAGATCGACGAGCTGACCGTTGGGGGGACTGCCGCATGA
- a CDS encoding carbon-nitrogen hydrolase family protein, whose protein sequence is MSVTSSPLKAAAIQMASGTNVNANLLTIEKLLEEAARQGATLAVLPENFAYLGASGRDVLPYREVQGDGPLQHFLSQIAARLGIWIVGGTIPLEGEDAGRWRAASLVFDAEGREVARYDKQHLFDVTLPDSDEHYSESDAIEPGNEVVVVDSPIGRLGLAVCYDLRFPELFRAMVDRGAEVFALPAAFTAVTGRAHWEVLVRARAIENLAWVIAGAQGGFHVGGRETWGHSMVVDPWGSVLACQERGNGIAIATIDPAFQRATRRSFPCLDHRRLQCAADETE, encoded by the coding sequence ATGAGCGTAACCTCCTCTCCCCTCAAGGCCGCCGCCATCCAGATGGCCTCCGGTACCAATGTCAACGCCAACCTGCTCACCATCGAGAAACTGCTCGAGGAGGCCGCTCGCCAGGGTGCGACACTGGCCGTATTGCCCGAGAACTTCGCCTATCTGGGCGCCTCGGGGCGCGACGTGCTGCCCTACCGCGAGGTGCAGGGTGATGGCCCCTTGCAACACTTCCTGTCGCAGATCGCGGCCCGGCTGGGGATCTGGATCGTCGGCGGCACCATCCCGCTGGAAGGCGAGGACGCCGGTCGCTGGCGCGCCGCCTCCCTGGTATTCGATGCCGAGGGCCGCGAGGTGGCCCGTTACGACAAGCAGCACCTGTTCGACGTCACCCTGCCCGATTCCGACGAGCACTACAGTGAGTCGGACGCTATCGAGCCGGGCAACGAGGTGGTGGTCGTCGACAGCCCCATCGGCCGACTCGGCCTCGCGGTGTGCTACGACCTGCGCTTCCCCGAGCTGTTTCGCGCCATGGTCGATCGTGGCGCAGAAGTCTTTGCCCTGCCGGCGGCCTTCACCGCGGTAACCGGCCGCGCGCACTGGGAAGTGCTGGTACGCGCCCGCGCCATCGAAAACCTCGCCTGGGTGATCGCCGGCGCCCAGGGCGGCTTCCACGTCGGTGGACGCGAGACCTGGGGCCACAGCATGGTGGTCGACCCCTGGGGCAGCGTGCTCGCGTGCCAGGAGCGCGGCAACGGCATCGCCATTGCCACCATCGATCCCGCGTTCCAGCGCGCCACCCGGCGCAGCTTCCCCTGCCTGGACCACCGGCGCCTGCAATGCGCTGCCGACGAGACCGAGTGA
- the rng gene encoding ribonuclease G has translation MNEEILINVTPPETRVAVIENGVVQEIIIERTARRGLVGNIYKGKVCRVLPGMQAAFVDVGLERAAFLHASDIYCTSGREQPITELVREGGEIVVQVVKDPLGSKGARLTTNVSIPSRYMVFMPNMRSVGVSQKIEDEDERVRLREILARFAAESELPAGFIARTAAEGIGEEALRQDMLYLQRLWQSIKEKARNVKAVEVLHEDLPLGLRALRDLVGPEVERVRIDSRSTFEKARQFAHKFLPDADTQIEYYPGERPIFDLYGVEDEIQKALRRTVELKSGGHLVIDQTEAMTTIDVNTGAFVGHRTLEETIFKTNLEAAQAICRQLRLRNLGGIIIIDFIDMTDLDHKRQVIRALERCLARDHAKTHISEVSSLGLVEMTRKRTRESLEHVLCETCPTCRGRGSIKTAETTCYEIFREILREARQFDVEQLLVLAAPDVIDRLLDEESQNLAELEQFIGKPIKLQAEALYTQEQYDVVLV, from the coding sequence TGTCGCCGTGATCGAAAACGGCGTGGTACAGGAGATCATAATCGAGCGCACCGCGCGCCGTGGCCTGGTGGGCAACATCTACAAGGGCAAGGTGTGCCGGGTACTTCCGGGCATGCAGGCGGCCTTCGTCGATGTCGGCCTGGAGCGCGCGGCCTTTCTGCACGCCTCCGACATCTATTGCACCTCGGGACGCGAGCAGCCGATCACCGAACTGGTGCGCGAGGGCGGCGAGATCGTGGTGCAGGTGGTCAAGGACCCGCTGGGCAGCAAGGGCGCGCGCCTGACCACCAACGTCTCCATCCCTTCGCGTTACATGGTGTTCATGCCCAACATGCGCAGCGTGGGGGTCTCGCAGAAGATCGAGGACGAGGACGAACGCGTGCGCCTGCGCGAAATCCTGGCCCGCTTCGCCGCCGAGTCGGAACTGCCTGCCGGCTTCATCGCGCGCACCGCCGCCGAGGGCATCGGCGAGGAGGCCCTGCGCCAGGACATGCTCTACCTGCAGCGCCTGTGGCAATCCATCAAGGAGAAGGCGCGTAACGTCAAGGCGGTCGAAGTACTGCACGAAGACCTGCCACTGGGCCTGCGTGCGCTGCGCGACCTGGTCGGCCCCGAAGTCGAACGGGTGCGCATCGACTCGCGTTCCACCTTCGAGAAGGCGCGCCAGTTCGCCCACAAGTTCCTGCCCGACGCCGACACCCAGATCGAGTACTACCCCGGCGAGCGTCCCATCTTCGATCTCTACGGCGTGGAGGACGAGATCCAGAAGGCCCTGCGCCGCACTGTCGAGCTCAAGTCCGGCGGTCACCTGGTGATCGATCAGACCGAGGCAATGACCACCATCGATGTCAACACCGGGGCCTTCGTCGGCCATCGGACCCTCGAGGAGACCATCTTCAAGACCAACCTCGAAGCCGCACAGGCCATCTGCCGCCAGCTGCGGCTGCGCAACCTGGGGGGGATCATCATCATCGACTTCATCGACATGACCGATCTCGATCACAAGCGCCAGGTGATCCGTGCGCTCGAACGCTGCCTGGCACGTGATCACGCCAAGACCCACATCTCCGAGGTCTCCTCGCTGGGCCTGGTGGAGATGACCCGCAAGCGCACCCGCGAATCGCTCGAGCATGTGCTGTGCGAGACCTGCCCCACCTGCCGCGGCCGGGGGTCGATCAAGACCGCCGAGACCACCTGCTACGAGATCTTCCGCGAGATCCTGCGCGAGGCGCGCCAGTTCGACGTCGAACAGCTGCTGGTGCTCGCCGCGCCCGACGTGATCGACCGCCTGCTCGACGAGGAATCGCAGAACCTCGCCGAGCTGGAGCAGTTCATCGGCAAGCCCATCAAGTTGCAGGCCGAGGCGCTCTACACCCAGGAGCAGTACGACGTCGTGCTGGTCTGA